A region of Solanum dulcamara chromosome 7, daSolDulc1.2, whole genome shotgun sequence DNA encodes the following proteins:
- the LOC129894860 gene encoding uncharacterized protein LOC129894860 produces the protein MDELRDSQKEIIKEALDMGELTTGRGLNQQLGLSRACDTRWGSHYKSFNNFIIMFGSILDVLESLALDARNLDERAKTMGHLEACRTYEVAFMLHLMRDVLGITNELNKCLQKKEQDIANAMLLVEVAKRSSLRSRRKLANYTISHYYRVEVFCNIIDWQLQELNNRFDEVTTDLLHGIACLNPINSFSSFDIKKVMRMAELYPDDFDESNMNALRNQLASYIVDVRDVDERFSDINGLCDLSKRLVQTKKHFTYPLVFRLVKFVLLLPVVTASVERAFSAMKFIKNDLRSQMNDDFFSGCLVSYLEKDVFDSISNDAIIKTFQDMKPRRIQL, from the exons ATGGATGAATTACGTGattctcaaaaagaaataattaaagagGCATTAGATATGGGTGAACTTACAACCGGTAGGGGCTTGAATCAACAACTTGGTCTTTCAAGAGCTTGTGACACTCGTTGGGGATCTCATTATAAatcctttaataattttattattatgtttggcTCTATTCTTGATGTTCTTGAATCGCTTGCTCTTGATGCACGAAATTTGGATGAAAGAGCTAAGACAATGGGACATCTCGAAGCTTGTCGAACATATGAGGTTGCTTTCATGTTGCATTTGATGAGAGATGTTTTAGGAATTACAAATGAGCTTAATAAATGCTTACAAAAAAAGGAGCAAGATATTGCAAATGCCATGCTACTTGTTGAAGTAGCAAAGAGAAG CTCTTTAAGATCACGACGAAAGCTTGCTAACTATACAATCTCACATTATTATCGTGTTGAAGTGTTTTGCAATATTATTGATTggcaacttcaagaacttaataATCGTTTTGATGAGGTGACTACCGATTTGCTCCATGGAATTGCTTGCTTGAATCcaattaactcattttcaagttttgaCATCAAAAAAGTAATGAGAATGGCGGAATTATATCCAGATGACTTTGATGAATCTAATATGAATGCTCTTAGGAATCAACTTGCAAGTTATATTGTTGATGTTCGTGATGTTGATGAAAGGTTCTCCGATATAAATGGGCTTTGTGATCTTTCCAAAAGATTAGTTCAGACAAAGAAACATTTTACTTATCCTTTGGTATTCCGTTTAGTGAAATTTGTTCTACTTCTACCAGTTGTCACTGCCTCCGTTGAAAGAGCTTTTTCGGCAATGAAGTTTATTAAGAATGACTTGCGGAGCCAAatgaatgatgatttttttagtGGTTGTTTGGTGTCTTATTTAGAAAAAGATGTATTTGATAGTATTTCTAATGATGCTATTATTAAGACATTTCAAGATATGAAACCTCGTAGAATACAATTGTAA